Proteins encoded by one window of Rouxiella chamberiensis:
- the cysB gene encoding HTH-type transcriptional regulator CysB, which translates to MKLQQLRYIVEVVNHNLNVSSTAEGLYTSQPGISKQVRMLEDELGIQIFARSGKHLTQVTPAGQEIIRIAREVLSKVDAIKAVAGEHTYPDKGSLYVATTHTQARYALPNVIKGFIERYPRVSLHMHQGSPTQIAEAVSKGNADFAIATEALHLYDDLIMLPCYHWNRAVVVQPDHPLAGKEKVTIEELAAYPIVTYTFGFTGRSELDTAFNRAGLTPRIVFTATDADVIKTYVRLGLGVGVIASMAVDPVQDPDLVTVDASDIFTHSTTKIGFRRSTFLRSYMYDFIQRFAPHLTRDVVDSAIALRSNEDIEALFKDIKLPHK; encoded by the coding sequence ATGAAATTGCAGCAGCTGCGTTACATCGTAGAAGTTGTTAATCACAATCTGAACGTCTCTTCGACGGCAGAAGGCCTCTACACCTCACAGCCTGGCATCAGCAAGCAGGTTCGCATGCTGGAAGATGAACTCGGGATCCAGATTTTTGCCCGTAGCGGTAAACATCTTACCCAGGTTACGCCCGCGGGACAGGAAATCATCCGCATAGCCCGCGAAGTGCTGTCAAAGGTTGACGCCATAAAGGCCGTTGCCGGAGAACATACCTATCCCGATAAAGGCTCGCTGTATGTCGCGACCACGCACACACAGGCACGCTACGCGCTGCCGAATGTCATCAAGGGCTTTATCGAGCGCTACCCGCGTGTGTCGCTGCATATGCATCAGGGCTCGCCTACGCAAATCGCCGAGGCCGTGTCGAAAGGCAATGCCGATTTCGCCATCGCGACCGAAGCGCTGCATTTATATGATGACCTTATCATGCTGCCTTGCTATCACTGGAACCGCGCGGTGGTGGTTCAGCCCGATCACCCGCTTGCGGGCAAAGAAAAGGTCACTATCGAAGAGCTGGCGGCGTATCCGATTGTGACCTACACCTTCGGCTTTACCGGCCGCTCGGAACTTGATACCGCCTTCAATCGCGCCGGTCTTACGCCTCGCATCGTCTTTACCGCGACCGACGCCGACGTGATCAAAACCTATGTGCGTCTCGGACTCGGTGTGGGCGTTATCGCCAGCATGGCGGTTGACCCGGTACAGGATCCTGATTTGGTCACGGTGGATGCCAGCGATATCTTCACCCACAGCACCACCAAAATCGGCTTTCGTCGCAGCACTTTCCTGCGCAGCTACATGTATGACTTCATTCAGCGCTTCGCTCCGCACCTCACGCGAGACGTGGTCGACAGCGCCATCGCGCTGCGTTCCAACGAAGATATCGAAGCCCTGTTCAAAGACATCAAACTGCCGCACAAGTAA
- the topA gene encoding type I DNA topoisomerase — MGKALVIVESPAKAKTINKYLGNDYVVKSSVGHIRDLPTSGSASKKSAASPEDKTKKKVKKDEKTALVNRMGVDPFHGWEAQYEILPGKEKVVAELKALAEKADHIYLATDLDREGEAIAWHLREVIGGDDKRFSRVVFNEITKNAIQQAFEQPGELNIDRVNAQQARRFMDRVVGYMVSPLLWKKIARGLSAGRVQSVAVRLVVEREKEIKAFVPEEYWELHADLQSKDNIALQMEVTHHLEKAFKPVNREQTHAAVALLEKARFDVVDREDKPTSSKPGAPFITSTLQQAASTRLSFGVKKTMMMAQRLYEAGHITYMRTDSTNLSKDAVDMVRGYIGDNFGEKYLPKAPNQYSNKENSQEAHEAIRPSDVNVVSEQLKDMEADAQRLYQLIWRQFVACQMVPAQYDSTTLTVKAGDYSLRAKGRTLRFDGWTHVMPALRKGDDDRTLPPIEVGSTLDLQQLLPTQHFTKPPARFSEASLVKELEKRGIGRPSTYASIISTIQDRGYVHVENRRFYAEKMGEIVTDRLEDNFRELMNYDFTARMEDGLDQVANNKAEWKGVLDDFFAQFSQQLETAEKDPEEGGMRPNQMVMTSIDCPTCGRPMGIRTATTGVFLGCSGYALPPKERCKTTINLVPESEVLNVLEGDDAETNALRARRRCVKCGTAMDSYLIDTGRKLHVCGNNPECDGYEIEEGEFRIKGYDGPVVECDKCGSEMHLKMGRFGKYMGCTNEDCKNTRKILRNGDVAPPKEDPVPLPELPCEKSDAYFVLRDGAAGVFLAANTFPKSRETRAPLVEELLRFKDRLPEKLSYLADAPVADPEGNKSMVRFSRKTKQQYVSSEKDGKATGWTAFFVDGKWVEGKK, encoded by the coding sequence ATGGGCAAAGCTCTCGTAATAGTTGAGTCCCCGGCAAAAGCCAAAACGATTAATAAATATTTAGGAAATGACTACGTGGTTAAGTCCAGCGTCGGTCATATCCGCGATTTGCCAACCAGTGGTTCTGCGAGTAAAAAAAGCGCTGCCTCTCCTGAAGACAAAACAAAGAAAAAAGTTAAAAAGGATGAGAAAACGGCGCTGGTCAACCGCATGGGCGTGGATCCTTTCCATGGTTGGGAAGCACAGTACGAAATATTGCCGGGTAAAGAGAAAGTCGTTGCCGAGCTGAAAGCGCTGGCTGAAAAAGCCGACCACATCTATCTCGCAACCGACCTTGACCGCGAAGGGGAAGCCATTGCCTGGCACCTGCGGGAAGTGATCGGCGGTGATGACAAACGTTTTAGTCGCGTGGTGTTTAACGAAATCACCAAAAACGCCATCCAGCAGGCTTTCGAACAGCCGGGCGAACTGAATATCGACCGTGTCAATGCCCAGCAGGCGCGTCGCTTCATGGACCGCGTAGTGGGTTACATGGTGTCGCCGCTGCTGTGGAAAAAGATTGCCCGTGGCCTGTCGGCCGGCCGTGTTCAATCGGTTGCCGTCCGTCTGGTGGTCGAGCGCGAAAAAGAGATCAAGGCTTTCGTTCCCGAAGAGTACTGGGAACTGCACGCCGATTTGCAGTCCAAAGACAATATCGCGCTGCAAATGGAAGTGACGCACCACCTTGAAAAAGCCTTCAAGCCGGTCAATCGCGAACAGACCCATGCCGCCGTTGCGCTGCTTGAAAAAGCCCGCTTCGACGTGGTGGACCGCGAAGACAAGCCGACCAGCAGCAAGCCGGGCGCACCTTTTATTACCTCTACGCTCCAGCAGGCGGCAAGCACGCGTCTGAGCTTCGGCGTAAAGAAAACCATGATGATGGCCCAGCGTCTGTATGAAGCCGGTCATATCACCTACATGCGTACCGACTCGACCAATCTGAGCAAAGACGCGGTAGACATGGTTCGCGGCTACATCGGCGACAATTTCGGCGAGAAATACCTGCCGAAAGCGCCGAACCAGTACAGCAACAAAGAGAATTCCCAGGAAGCGCACGAAGCGATTCGTCCTTCCGACGTCAATGTGGTTTCCGAGCAATTGAAAGACATGGAAGCCGATGCCCAGAGATTGTACCAGCTTATCTGGCGTCAGTTTGTAGCCTGCCAGATGGTGCCGGCACAATATGACTCCACAACGCTGACCGTGAAGGCCGGTGATTACTCGCTGCGTGCCAAGGGCCGTACCCTGCGTTTCGATGGGTGGACTCACGTCATGCCCGCGCTGCGCAAGGGCGACGATGATCGTACTCTGCCGCCGATTGAAGTGGGATCCACTCTTGATCTGCAACAGCTGTTGCCGACCCAGCACTTCACCAAGCCGCCAGCCCGATTCAGCGAAGCGTCTCTGGTCAAGGAGCTTGAGAAGCGCGGCATCGGCCGTCCTTCCACCTATGCGTCGATCATTTCGACCATTCAGGACCGAGGCTATGTGCACGTCGAAAATCGCCGTTTCTATGCCGAGAAAATGGGCGAAATCGTCACCGATCGTCTGGAAGACAACTTCCGCGAACTGATGAACTACGATTTCACCGCGCGCATGGAAGACGGTCTGGATCAGGTTGCCAACAACAAGGCCGAGTGGAAAGGCGTGCTGGACGACTTCTTCGCCCAGTTCAGCCAGCAGCTCGAAACCGCCGAGAAAGATCCGGAAGAGGGCGGAATGCGCCCGAACCAGATGGTGATGACCAGCATCGATTGTCCGACCTGTGGCCGTCCGATGGGAATCCGTACCGCCACGACCGGCGTGTTCCTCGGCTGTTCCGGTTACGCATTGCCTCCGAAAGAGCGCTGCAAAACCACCATCAACCTGGTGCCGGAATCGGAAGTGCTCAACGTGCTGGAAGGCGACGATGCCGAAACCAACGCGCTGCGCGCCCGTCGCCGCTGTGTCAAATGCGGCACGGCGATGGACAGTTACCTGATTGATACCGGCCGCAAGCTGCATGTCTGCGGCAACAACCCCGAGTGCGACGGTTACGAGATTGAAGAAGGCGAGTTCCGCATCAAGGGGTATGACGGTCCTGTGGTCGAGTGCGACAAGTGTGGTTCCGAAATGCACCTGAAAATGGGGCGCTTCGGCAAGTACATGGGGTGTACCAATGAAGACTGCAAGAACACCCGCAAGATCCTGCGCAATGGCGATGTCGCGCCACCGAAGGAAGATCCGGTGCCGCTGCCTGAACTGCCTTGCGAGAAGTCCGATGCCTACTTTGTGCTGCGTGACGGCGCGGCCGGCGTGTTCCTTGCCGCCAACACCTTCCCTAAATCGCGTGAAACCCGCGCGCCATTGGTGGAAGAGTTGCTGCGATTCAAAGACCGCCTGCCGGAAAAATTAAGCTATCTGGCCGATGCGCCGGTGGCGGATCCCGAAGGCAACAAGTCGATGGTCCGCTTTAGCCGCAAGACCAAGCAGCAGTACGTCTCCTCCGAAAAAGACGGCAAGGCGACGGGCTGGACAGCCTTCTTTGTCGACGGCAAATGGGTCGAAGGCAAGAAATAA